GCAAGCATCACCTCAGCAGGCTAGCCAAAAACAAGTATTACGGCATCTCCACCGAAGCCCGTCATCCTGAGCGGAGTTTGACGCGTGCAGCGTCAAACGGAGTCGAAGGATCCCGAGAATGTGTCGGTCACCTATATCTCTGCTCACTTTCAGTCACAAATCACCTCTGTTCCGAACTCATGGCAGGGCATAATTCTGTCAACCCCCCACTCCCTTAAAATTCCCCGTAAGCCAAAGATTTCAAAGCACTTTTTCTGCGCCCAATCTGGCGGTTGAGTTTTCCTGCCCCGCTATAATAGAAATAAGAGCCCAGAAGAGGCCGGCCCAAAGTCTATTCTCGTAAAACACATAGAATGAAGACTTTGGTACTTAAGTACGGGTAGGGGGTACCTGCTCAAAGACAGCGTTTGACCAGCATTCCCGAACACGGTAAACTCATTAAGTTTGGCGCTGTAGCCCACGTGTCTTTATCGTGAGGGTTACAGGGACGAGCAGGCTTCAGGCAAGTCATACGAGTCTGGCCGGTTGGTTTCGTGCAGTCACTGTACACGCCCCAGCAACACAACTTACTCCGTAGAAGGAAAGCGGTCGCTCTCTGAGTGCCCGCCTGAGGTTCCAGCCATGTACGCAGTCATCCGCACCGGCGGCAAACAGTATCTCGTCTCCCCCGGCGAGCAGTTGAAGATTGAAACCACGGCACACAACGACGGCGCCATCGAGTTCGCCGACGTCCTAGCCGTCAGCCACGAAGAGGGCAAGTACGAATCGAACCTCTCCGGCGCGAAGGTCCTCGCCTCGGTCGTCAAGGAAGGCCGCGGCGACAAGATCCTCGTCTTCAAACTCAAGCGCAAGAAGCAGTACAAGAAGATGCAGGGCCACCGCCAGAACTTCGTCGAGGTCAAGATCAACGAGATCCTCGTCAACGGCAAGAGCTTCAAGGCATAGAAAAAACTTCTCAGCAAAGAGCTTTTCGTTTTCAGAAAAAGCCTCTCAGCAGAGAGCTATTAGTTTTCAGATTTTGAGATCAGAGCGCCCTGGCCTGACCCCGGCGCGAAAGAGGCAAAGCAATGGCACATAAAAAAGGTTTAGGTTCTTCCAAAAACGGCCGCGACTCGAATGCACAGCGGCTCGGCGTCAAGGTCTTCGGTGGACAGGCCATCCTCGGCGGCGGCATCATCGTGCGCCAGCGCGGCACCCCGCTCAAGCCTGGCCTGAACGTAGGCCGCGGCAAGGACGACACCCTCTTTGCCAAGGTTGACGGCATCGTCCGTTTCCAGGACCGTGGCCAGCAGGGTCGCTTCGTCAACGTCGACCCGGCCGAAGTCACTGCCGTCCACGCCTAAGCATTCCGTCTCAAACAAAAAGCGCCAGCCGCTGAGCTGGCGCTTTTTGTGCTTCATGCGAAACTACTGCTGCGCAGCCTTCGCGCGCCACTTCGCCGTCAGCTCGCGGTTCGACAACGCCTTGATATAAACGCCGCCCACGACGCTGCGAGCCTGAAAGCCGACCTGCTTGCCGGTTTTGGTGTCGTACCAATCGGTCAGCGGCACGCGGCTCGGCCCTTCGTTCAGCCACTTGTAGATCGGGTCGATGATCGCGTTGAACTGGTCAGAAGTTGGAGCCAGGGTGGCCGTCCACACCGACCAGTCAAGCTTGGTATAGTCCGCGCGGCTGTCCAGCGGAAGCCCGTATTTGTTCAGCTTCGTCAGATAAAACTTCACCTCGCTATCGCGCACACTCGGCGGAAACAGGTTGTAGTCCAGAATCTTGTCCCAGACCAGGTTGTACTTCTGGCTCCATGTGTTCGGACTGTTGAAGGCAAGCTTGTAGTGGTCGCCCTCTTTGGCCATCGTGATCCACTTCGCCGCCATGTCCTTCGCGGTCGTGTGATAGTCACGCGCCACATCCTCGTGACCGAGCAGATGAGCAAGGTCGGCGTAAGCCGCCAGCGCATCAATGGCCTTGATCGACAAATTCGCATTGTGCGCCACGTGTCCAGCAAAGTCATCGGTCGTCAACTGATTTTCGGGGTCGAGTCCCTTAGCCTTCAGATACTCAGCCCACTTGGTCAGCTGTGGCCAGTAACGCTGGGCAAGCTGCGGTGTGCCCTCAGCGCGCGCCACCGCGTCGGCCAGGATGAGCATGTTGCCGCTCTCCTCCACGGGCATCTGGTTGTCTTCAGTCTTCTCTCCGCCACCATAAACCTGCCCATTGGCTAGCGGATATTGCCCCAGGTCATGCGGCGAGAAGGGAAACTTCCATCGCGCAAGCGCCGAGTACTCCAGCACCGGCAGCAACTGCGCCTCCAGCAGCTTCGGGTTGAAGAACAGGAAAAACGGAGCCGACGGATACAACACATCCACCGTTGCAATGCAGCCGTTCGAGAAATTTTCCTTGGCAAACAACATCGGATCGCCGTTCACATCCGCGACCAGCTTGTGCGCCGCCAGCGTCTGGCGAAATGCGAGCACCGCAAGCGCTGCATAGTGCTCGCCGCCTGCCTTGGTCAAATCGGAGGCCAACTCTGTGTCATAAGCAACGCCGCGCTTTTCGAGCGCGAGATACTGCTGTTCAGCCGTATCAAGCATCTCGGCGACAGGCATATTCTCGCGCTGCCAGTAAGGCCGCAGGTTTCTCTGAAGATACTGGATCGCATAGTCCTGCGTGTACGACACCAGCAGATGACGATCGACAGCCGTCACGCCGACTTTGCCGAAGTCGAGCACCGCATCCAGGTGCGCGCTGCCACGTCCAGGCAACTCAGGCATTCCAATGGCATCACTGACAGGCAGGCTCCCGCTCTGGTCGAAGTCTTCAATCGCATGAGGCGCCAGCGAAGTCGCAGCGTTCTCATCCTTCGGCACAGCCAGATGAAAGTGCCCCCAGTCGATGCGCAGGTTATCGCCGGAGCGATTCAGAATTCGCTGGTCCTGCGATCCGGCAGAGAGAACATCAAGTGAGGCTGTGCGATTTCGTGTCAGTACAACATTCTCGCTGCGATCGTTCACTGCAATCACCGGATCGACATCGAGCAGCACCGAAACATCATGCGTCGCGCCGTCATTCGACGCCGCCGTCCAGGTCACATAAGTCACAGGCCGCGACAACACATCAAGGTCGTTCACGAACGCAGGTGTAAAGAAAGCCAGCTGCAGCGTCACGCCGCTCTGGCGGAACTCATAGGTCGTATGCGTTGCTGTTACGACATGCCCAGTCTGCTGCATAGCAGGGACGTTGTCAGGGTGTCGTCCCATGAAGCGGTAAGCCTTGCCATCGATACGCACAATACCGACGATCGGTTGCTCTGTGCCGGTCCAGTGCACTGTGTCCGAGTCAGTTAGTTTGTCCGTAAACGACCACACGCTGAAGTAGGGGTCATGCGTAATCAGCGGAGTTGCCGGTGGGCGTTCCTGTGCAAGAGCGCAAGACAGGTTGAGACAAAGCATCGCGCACGCGATAAGGCAAGCGTTGAACCGGTTCAAATCGGGCTCCTTGAACTGTATTGAAAGCGGTTACAATCTTACCTTCCGTACTGAGGCACAGACAAATTCGGGGCTCATCTTCTTGTTCACCTGTTATCGATGGGCTTGCTTCAACGGCGTGCACTCACGACTGGCTTGCCCTTCTCGTTCACACCGATCCGTGCCATCGGCGTACGGTGATCGTGAGTAAAGAGCACAAGCCACTGTTCTGGAATCGCTCGCGTATAGAACCGCTTGCGCTCAGCAATTGACCGCAACGGGTCGAGATCGTAACCCATTACCCAGGTTGGATCGAGATGCGCCGATGTCGGAATGAGGTCGGAGATGTAGCACGCGTGCTCGCCGCCAGACTCGATGTGTACAGCCATCAACTGCGCCGTATGACCAGGAAACAGCTCAACGCTGATGCCCGGACATATCTCCGCATGCGTACGAATCCGGTCGGCATCGAGCAGCGTCATCTGGCCCGACTCGATCAGAGGGTCATAGTTCGGCGAGAGATAACTCACCTTGTCGCGGTCCAGTTGCAGGTGTCCGTGCTCGACTTCGCCGCGATGCGCGAAGTACCGCGCATTAGGAAAGGTCGGCGTGACGCTGCCATCCGGATGCAGTGTAGTGTTCCAGCCGCAGTGGTCGAAGTGCAGATGCGTGTTGACCACTACATCCACCTCGTCCAGGCGCACGCCAGCGGCAGCCAGCGAGTGCGGCAGAAGCTCCTGATTCGAATGGATATCCCGCATCTTCGCGGACAGCTTATTGCCGATGCCAGTCTCGATCACCACAGTCTGCTTGCCTGTGCGGACTACGACGGTGTTCAGACCCAGCAGAATGCGGTTCTGTTCGTCAGCAGGTGCTCGCTTCTCCCACAGCGTCTTCGGCACAACGCCGAACATAGCTCCGCCGTCGAGCTTGTAGATTCCATCCGTGCAGACAGTCAGCTCGAATTCGCCAACGCGGGTGCGGGCGCGAACCAACAGGCTGTCATCCGATGCGGAGAGTTCCGCAGGAATCTCCCCAGACCCAGCAAAGTCCTCGGCTCTGTTCATCGATTGTCCTCGCACCCATCGTACCGTCGAGGACGGAGCGCCGTCTAAACCCGCTGTGGAACAGACGTTGCAGCTGCAACAATCTCCTGGCTGGCTTCAGCCGCATGCTGAATGGCATCGTCGACAAGACTCCGCGAAGCAGCCGGCTTCTCGACCCCGGTATCCGTTGCTGCCGTACGCTGCCTGTTCTGGAAGCACTGCCGGCAAAGCACCGGACGCCCCTGCGTAGGCTTAAATGGCACCGTGGTCTCGACACCGCACTCAGAGCAGTGCGTACGTGTCTCGGTGCGCGAGATGCCTGCAGCTGCAGGCCCTGCGCCCGTCTTAGCCGACAGGCCTGCGCGTTTCGATTTGCAAGGCTTGCACCGCTTCGGGTCGTTCTTGAACTGTTTGTCGAAGAAGAAGAGTTGTTCCCCAGCAGTGAAGATGAACTCTCCACCGCAATCAACACAAGTCAAAATCCTGTCTACGAATTCCATGGCCGCTACTCCCGTAGTGCGGAAATTGAAGAACTTTCCGTGTCCCCTGCAGGACAAAAAGGAAACTGACCGCCGTGGCGATCGCTATCTTTCGGATCTATTTGAAGGGGGCCCAGGTCACAATTGGTTAGCGGTCAGCTAGGCGTCAACTACAGCCATCTCTGCCGGAGGCCGGTCTGAGGCGGGAGTCCATCAACCGGCGGGTTTAGGAGCAGCCGTCCCGCCAAACTCTGCAATCTGGGGAGACGGCTTGCTGTTGTCAGGAGCGGACAGTTAGTCCTGCTCCTTGCGGACTTTCTTGCGATTGCGCTTACGTGCCAGCGCTTCCTTCACGCGCTTCTTTTCACCCGGTTTCAGGTAGAAAGAGTGGCGCTTTACTTCCTTGATAATGTCTTCGGTCTGCACCTTGCGCTTGAAGCGCCGCAGGGCATTCTCAAGGGGTTCGCCTTCTTGTACTCGAACCTCTGCCAAGAAAAATACACCTCCAAACAGTGCCAAAAGGGCAGACTATAGGATATCGCGGTTTTAGCAAAAACTCATATCGTTAGCCAAGTAATTTCTCGATAAATCCACAACTTTCTGAGATATGGAAAGCAATTTGCTCTATCTGTGCAAAACGTGTCCATATTGCAGTGAGCCATGCAGTTCCATACAAGCGAAGAGCGCAAATGAGACTGTGCATGGATTTCGTTTACGTCGCTCTGATGTGGTTTTCCGTTCAAGCCTGCACAAAGCGGGTAAATCCTTCCTGATTACCAGATGAGTGTGGGAGGCGACAGGCCAGCTTCGTCTGGCAGCGTAGAATCAGCTCCATGATCCGCTCCTATCAGGGAAAGATGCCGGTGATTCCGGCAAGCTGCTATGTTGACCCCTCCGCGCAGGTCATTGGTGATGTGACACTCGGCGAGCAGGCCAGCATCTGGATGAACGCCGTTGTGCGCGGCGACGTGAACTCAATCCGCATTGGCGCCAAGAGCAACGTGCAGGACTGCGCCGTACTGCACGGAATGCGCTATCTCTACCCAGTCATCGTGGGCGAGTTGGTCACGATTGGCCACAACGCTACCGTGCACGGCTGCGTGCTCGAAGACCAGGTGCTGGTGGGCATCGGCGCGACTATCCTGAACAACGCGAAGATCGGCGAAGGCTCCATCATCGCGGCAGGCGCGGTCATTCCCGAGCAGACGGTCATTCCGCCGAACTCGCTGGTGGCTGGCGTACCAGGCAAGATTCGCCGCACGCTCGGCGAAGAGGACCGCAAGCTGATTCTCAAATATGCCAACAATTATCTGGACTACACGGCCATCTATCTGGCGGAGACGCAGCGGTAGAGCGGCACGCGCATATTCAGTACACTTGAACAAATGGCGATTTTGAAAGCTGTACGCGGCACGCGGGACCTGCTCCCCCCTGAGACCGCGCTCTGGAACCACGTCGAAGCCACGGCCCGGTCAGTCTTCGCCCGCTACGGGTTCGGCGAGATCCGCACCCCCATCTTCGAAGTGACCGAACTCTTCGCCCGCGGTGTTGGCGAAGAGACCGATATCGTCTCGAAAGAGATGTACACGTGGGAAGACCGCGGTCGCGCCGAAAGCGAGAAGGGACAAAACCTGACGTTGCGCCCCGAGAACACCGCCGGAGTGGTGCGCGCCTACATTGAGCACCGTCTCGACGAGAGCGGCCTGTTGCAGAAACTCTTCTATATCGGGCCGCAGTTCCGTCGCGAGCGCCCTCAGCGTGGCCGCTACCGCCAGTTCTGGCAGATAGGAGCCGAAGTGCTCGGCCCGGCATGGTCGGGAGCCGACAGCGCACTGCGCGACGCCGAGGTGCTGGAGATGCTCTCGACATTCCTGAACGAGCTCGGCATCAAGGGCTGGAAGCTGGAGATCAACTCAGTAGGCTCATCCACCGACCGCCCGCGCTATGTAGCCGCACTGCGCGAGGCGCTCGCACCCGTGAAGGCACAGATGTGCGACAACTGCCAACGCCGTGCCGAGACCAACCCCCTGCGCGTGCTCGACTGTAAAGAGCCACAAGACCAGGCCACGATTGAAGCCCTGCCGAAAATAGCCGACTTCCTCGACGAAGCCTCGCGTGAACACTTCGCAGCAGTGAAAGCCGCACTCGATGCCTGCGGTGTTGAGTACATCGTGAATCCTCGTCTGGTACGCGGCCTCGACTACTACACCCGTACGACCTTCGAATTTACCGTACCCGACGGCAGCGGCCTTGGCACACAAAACGCGCTCCTCGGCGGCGGTCGCTACGACGGCCTTTCTGAGATGCTTGGCGGCCCAAAGGCTCCCGGCATTGGCTTCGCCATCGGCGAAGACCGCCTCATCCTCACCCTGCAAGCGCAGGCCGCAAGCACGTGCGAGAGCAAGCTCGACGCCTTCATCGCTCCCATCGGCGTAGCGCAGAACCCCTTCGCCCTTGCCTTGGCGCAGGAGTTGCGGCGCGATGGGGTGCGCGTCGAAGTAGGCGACGGCTCCTTCCGGCTCAAGAAATCCTTCGAGGCCGCAGACAAACTGGCACGCCGCATGGTGATTGTCGGCGAAGACGAGGCCGCGTCCGGTATCCTAACAGTGAAAGACTTCAGTGCGGGCGAACAGACC
This is a stretch of genomic DNA from Edaphobacter acidisoli. It encodes these proteins:
- the rplU gene encoding 50S ribosomal protein L21, with the protein product MYAVIRTGGKQYLVSPGEQLKIETTAHNDGAIEFADVLAVSHEEGKYESNLSGAKVLASVVKEGRGDKILVFKLKRKKQYKKMQGHRQNFVEVKINEILVNGKSFKA
- the rpmA gene encoding 50S ribosomal protein L27, with the protein product MAHKKGLGSSKNGRDSNAQRLGVKVFGGQAILGGGIIVRQRGTPLKPGLNVGRGKDDTLFAKVDGIVRFQDRGQQGRFVNVDPAEVTAVHA
- a CDS encoding MBL fold metallo-hydrolase; amino-acid sequence: MNRAEDFAGSGEIPAELSASDDSLLVRARTRVGEFELTVCTDGIYKLDGGAMFGVVPKTLWEKRAPADEQNRILLGLNTVVVRTGKQTVVIETGIGNKLSAKMRDIHSNQELLPHSLAAAGVRLDEVDVVVNTHLHFDHCGWNTTLHPDGSVTPTFPNARYFAHRGEVEHGHLQLDRDKVSYLSPNYDPLIESGQMTLLDADRIRTHAEICPGISVELFPGHTAQLMAVHIESGGEHACYISDLIPTSAHLDPTWVMGYDLDPLRSIAERKRFYTRAIPEQWLVLFTHDHRTPMARIGVNEKGKPVVSARR
- the hisS gene encoding histidine--tRNA ligase; the encoded protein is MAILKAVRGTRDLLPPETALWNHVEATARSVFARYGFGEIRTPIFEVTELFARGVGEETDIVSKEMYTWEDRGRAESEKGQNLTLRPENTAGVVRAYIEHRLDESGLLQKLFYIGPQFRRERPQRGRYRQFWQIGAEVLGPAWSGADSALRDAEVLEMLSTFLNELGIKGWKLEINSVGSSTDRPRYVAALREALAPVKAQMCDNCQRRAETNPLRVLDCKEPQDQATIEALPKIADFLDEASREHFAAVKAALDACGVEYIVNPRLVRGLDYYTRTTFEFTVPDGSGLGTQNALLGGGRYDGLSEMLGGPKAPGIGFAIGEDRLILTLQAQAASTCESKLDAFIAPIGVAQNPFALALAQELRRDGVRVEVGDGSFRLKKSFEAADKLARRMVIVGEDEAASGILTVKDFSAGEQTKVARGDLAEALRR
- a CDS encoding zinc-ribbon domain containing protein gives rise to the protein MEFVDRILTCVDCGGEFIFTAGEQLFFFDKQFKNDPKRCKPCKSKRAGLSAKTGAGPAAAGISRTETRTHCSECGVETTVPFKPTQGRPVLCRQCFQNRQRTAATDTGVEKPAASRSLVDDAIQHAAEASQEIVAAATSVPQRV
- a CDS encoding gamma carbonic anhydrase family protein is translated as MIRSYQGKMPVIPASCYVDPSAQVIGDVTLGEQASIWMNAVVRGDVNSIRIGAKSNVQDCAVLHGMRYLYPVIVGELVTIGHNATVHGCVLEDQVLVGIGATILNNAKIGEGSIIAAGAVIPEQTVIPPNSLVAGVPGKIRRTLGEEDRKLILKYANNYLDYTAIYLAETQR
- a CDS encoding glutaminase family protein yields the protein MNRFNACLIACAMLCLNLSCALAQERPPATPLITHDPYFSVWSFTDKLTDSDTVHWTGTEQPIVGIVRIDGKAYRFMGRHPDNVPAMQQTGHVVTATHTTYEFRQSGVTLQLAFFTPAFVNDLDVLSRPVTYVTWTAASNDGATHDVSVLLDVDPVIAVNDRSENVVLTRNRTASLDVLSAGSQDQRILNRSGDNLRIDWGHFHLAVPKDENAATSLAPHAIEDFDQSGSLPVSDAIGMPELPGRGSAHLDAVLDFGKVGVTAVDRHLLVSYTQDYAIQYLQRNLRPYWQRENMPVAEMLDTAEQQYLALEKRGVAYDTELASDLTKAGGEHYAALAVLAFRQTLAAHKLVADVNGDPMLFAKENFSNGCIATVDVLYPSAPFFLFFNPKLLEAQLLPVLEYSALARWKFPFSPHDLGQYPLANGQVYGGGEKTEDNQMPVEESGNMLILADAVARAEGTPQLAQRYWPQLTKWAEYLKAKGLDPENQLTTDDFAGHVAHNANLSIKAIDALAAYADLAHLLGHEDVARDYHTTAKDMAAKWITMAKEGDHYKLAFNSPNTWSQKYNLVWDKILDYNLFPPSVRDSEVKFYLTKLNKYGLPLDSRADYTKLDWSVWTATLAPTSDQFNAIIDPIYKWLNEGPSRVPLTDWYDTKTGKQVGFQARSVVGGVYIKALSNRELTAKWRAKAAQQ
- the rpsU gene encoding 30S ribosomal protein S21, which translates into the protein MAEVRVQEGEPLENALRRFKRKVQTEDIIKEVKRHSFYLKPGEKKRVKEALARKRNRKKVRKEQD